Proteins found in one Quercus robur chromosome 2, dhQueRobu3.1, whole genome shotgun sequence genomic segment:
- the LOC126693771 gene encoding uncharacterized protein LOC126693771, with protein sequence MTTPWPFHTWGLDLIGLINPSSNGYIWILAATEYFTKWVKAIPLKKATGTAVANFVRDHIITKFRIPRKLISDNGTLFINKDMKGLTEAYHIKHGRSTPYNPQGNGQAEATNRVMLKILKKMKHEYGGKWSNHLANVLWACKSSVKTATEFSPFSLVYGTEAINPVELVIPTPRVVLEESQEENEDTNNERRLADLEGVEEERELAKKRSQRYQQRITRAYA encoded by the coding sequence ATGACaacaccatggccttttcacacttgggggctcgatctcatagggctTATAAACCCTTCATCCAATGGTTACATATGGATCTTGGCAGCCAcagagtactttacaaaatgggtaaaggccatccctttgaaaaaggCCACTGGAACAGCAGTAGCAAACTTTgttcgagaccacatcattacaaagTTCAGGATCCCCAGAAAATTGATCAGTGACAACGGGAccctattcataaacaaagacatGAAGGGGTTAACTGAGGCATATCACATCAAACATGGAAGGTCTACCCCATAcaacccacaaggaaacggtcAGGCTGAGGCCACCAATAGGGTGATGTTGAAGATCCTTAAAAagatgaagcatgagtatggagggaaatggagtAACCATTTGGCAAATGTACTCTGGGCATGTAAGAGCTCTGTAAAAACAGCCACGGAATTTTCGCCATTTTCCCTAGTCTATGGAACAGAAGCTATCAACCCTGTGGAATTAGTTATTCCTACACCAAGAGTGGTCCTTGAAGAAAGCCAAGAAGAAAACGAGGACACAAACAATGAAAGGAGATTGGCGGATctggaaggggtagaagaagaaagagaactaGCCAAGAAGAGAAGCCAGAGGTACCAGCAAAGAATTACTAGAGCATATGCAtaa
- the LOC126693762 gene encoding uncharacterized protein LOC126693762 — MAPLLSPSVEGEELYLYLAVTPYVVSSALIREEDKVQRPVYYTSKALKGAEGRYPQMEKLAFALITASRKLRNYFQAHVINVMTDHPLKKAMNRLEAAGRLIQWAVELSEFDIRYQPRHAIKAQSLVDFIAEFTPSYNETEDSKRWIVHVDGLSTRHAGGIGVVLQSPEGDKLKHKVRLQYQATNNEDEYEALLKGLELAKSVEAKSICVMGDSQLIMGQVNGMYEAKEERMKKYLGRVMRLVKRFENADFIQIPREENVEADTIAKEASADESLKKSDEVQYMPSIDVPEVQQVDNRENWMTPIISYLKDGRLPEEKDEARKVRVRSARYVLMNEVLYKRGFSQPYLRCLAPDEANYVLREVHEGACGNHSGARSLVHKVVRAGYYWPNMQADAKAYVMVCDQCQRFSNVPRQPSEYLTPMVAPWPFA; from the coding sequence ATGGCACCGTTGTTGAGTCCATCAGTGGAAGGAGAGGAATTATATTTATACTTAGCAGTAACCCCGTATGTCGTGAGCTCAGCATTGATAAGAGAGGAAGATAAAGTGCAAAGACCTGTGTACTATACAAGCAAGGCATTGAAAGGAGCGGAAGGACGGTATCCACAAATGGAGAAATTGGCCTTCGCACTAATCACCGCTTCAAGGAAACTGAGGaattatttccaagcacatgtcattaatgtcaTGACAGATCATCCGCTCAAGAAGGCAATGAATAGACTGGAAGCTGCAGGACGATTAATCCAGTGGGCTGTGGAGCTCAGTGAGTTCGATATCAGgtatcaaccaaggcatgccataaaagctcaaTCCCTAGTAGATTTTATTGCGGAGTTTACCCCAAGTTATAATGAGACAGAAGACAGTAAGAGATGGATCGTCCACGTAGATGGTTTGTCTACACGGCATGCAGGAGGAATTGGTGTGGTCCTGCAATCCCCAGAAGGAGATAAACTGAAACATAAAGTCCGTCTACAGTACCAGGCGACTAATAATGAAGAcgaatatgaagccctcctcaaagggctagaattggctaaATCTGTGGAAGCCAAGTCCATATGTGTCATGGGGGATTCTCAACTGATCATGGGACAAGTGAATGGGATGTATGAAGCAAAGGAAGAACGAATGAAAAAATACCTTGGAAGGGTGATGCGCCTTGTGAAAAGATTTGAAAACGCTGACTtcattcaaatcccaagggaagagaacGTGGAAGCTGATACTATAGCGAAAGAAGCCTCAGCAGATGAATCATTAAAGAAGTCAGATGAAGTTCAATATATGCCAAGTATAGATGTCCCAGAAGTACAACAGGTGGATAACAGAGAGAATTGGATGACTCCCATTATATCATACTTGAAAGACGGACGACTGCCAGAAGAGAAGGACGAGGCTAGGAAGGTGAGGGTGAGATCAGCTAGATATGTCCTTATGAATGAAGtgctatacaagagaggtttctctcAACCATACCTTAGATGCTTAGCTCCGGACGAAGCAAACTACGTACTGAGAGAAGTCCATGAAGGGGCATGTGGCAATCACTCAGGAGCCAGATCACTTGTCCACAAGGTCGTCCGTGCAGGGTATTActggccgaacatgcaagctGATGCTAAAGCATACGTTATGGTCTGCGACCAGTGCCAGCGATTTAGCAATGTCCCCAGGCAACCATCGGAATACCTCACCCCAATGGTGGCACCGTGGCCCTTCGCATAA